One window of Leopardus geoffroyi isolate Oge1 chromosome B3, O.geoffroyi_Oge1_pat1.0, whole genome shotgun sequence genomic DNA carries:
- the LOC123584054 gene encoding 60S ribosomal protein L21-like, with protein MTNTKGKRRDTRYMFSRPFRKHGVVPLATYMRIYKKGDIVDMKGMGTVQKGMPHKCYHGKTGRVYNVTQHAVGIVVNKQVKGKILAKRINVRIEHIKHSKSRDSFLKCVKENDQKKKEAKEKGTWVQLKGQPAPPREAHFVRTNGKEPVLLEPIPYEFMA; from the coding sequence ATGAccaacacaaagggaaagaggagagatacTCGCTATATGTTCTCTAGGCCTTTTAGAAAACATGGAGTTGTTCCTTTGGCAACATACATGCGAATCTACAAGAAAGGTGATATTGTGGACATGAAGGGAATGGGCACTGTTCAAAAAGGAATGCCCCACAAATGTTACCACGGCAAAACTGGAAGAGTCTACAATGTTACCCAGCATGCTGTTGGCATTGTTGTAAACAAACAAGTTAAGGGCAAGATTCTTGCTAAGAGAATTAATGTACGTATCGAACACATTAAGCACTCAAAGAGCCGAGACAGCTTCCTGAAGTgtgtgaaggaaaatgatcagaaaaagaaggaagccaaggagaaaggtaCTTGGGTTCAACTGAAGGGCCAGCCTGCCCCACCCAGAGAAGCACACTTTGTGAGAACCAATGGAAAGGAGCCTGTGCTGTTGGAACCCATCCCCTATGAATTCATGGcgtga